From the genome of Miscanthus floridulus cultivar M001 chromosome 10, ASM1932011v1, whole genome shotgun sequence, one region includes:
- the LOC136487228 gene encoding putative disease resistance RPP13-like protein 1 isoform X1: MEILVNCDGLPLAIKVIGGLLSTRYPSEHEWKSVLNKPAWSLTGLPPELDNRLYLSYEDLSPQIKQCFLYCSLFPKGEELIHKVVTRMWISEGFIQPLDGSSTISQEYEFEEMATEYYQELIKRNLIEPIEEYSLTGYRCTMHDVVRTFAEYMAREESLVVVVGREQAATGMHVRRLSIEQTVSILDWGILQRRESLRTLIINSRVNFHLPGDSLSSFSSLRVLYICSADSNRLVPSLSMLKHLRYLHMKETDISWLPDDIQMMKFLLYISLGNCKKLCYLPGSIIKLVHLRSLNIQGSNVSAMPKGFSELTNLRSLSGFPVHMDMDASNSWCSLQELAPLSQLRKLTLYGLEKVQDSRMAEKAMISSKRHLGYLELNYSASGHTIGTGGAEAEQQQQQSVTEEVLEKLCPPTCLENLTLKGGYVGRQLPNWMCAPASADFKSLRYLRFVNLPCCTQLPDGLCCLSSLEMLTIIDAPAINRIGPQFQASSSVAARGSTASTSAPFPKLRILQLIGLCEWEEWEWNDCEEHMDVETAIAMPCLERLGIENCKLSCLPPGLASTKRHTLRELCLYELTNLTHVENIPSVVELRVFDCPELKKITALDSRLQKIRIVRCPKLEILEGVPALDSLELQDTTMETIPGYLRAVNPRYLKLYCNKKLYESSSSPGSSEWDKISHIGKHKIVCLED; encoded by the coding sequence ATGGAAATTCTTGTAAATTGTGATGGCTTACCACTTGCAATTAAAGTGATTGGAGGTCTCTTGAGCACAAGATACCCAAGTGAGCATGAGTGGAAATCTGTTTTGAACAAGCCAGCTTGGTCACTGACCGGACTGCCTCCAGAACTCGACAACCGGCTATACTTGAGCTATGAAGACTTGTCTCCCCAAATAAAGCAATGCTTTCTATACTGCTCACTATTCCCTAAAGGTGAAGAACTCATACATAAAGTAGTAACTAGGATGTGGATTAGTGAAGGATTTATCCAACCTTTGGATGGTAGTAGTACTATTTCACAAGAGTATGAGTTCGAAGAGATGGCAACTGAGTACTACCAAGAGTTAATAAAGAGGAACCTTATAGAACCTATAGAAGAATATTCTCTCACTGGATACCGGTGCACCATGCACGATGTGGTCCGCACCTTTGCTGAATACATGGCAAGAGAAGAATCACTAGTGGTAGTGGTTGGCAGAGAACAGGCTGCTACTGGTATGCATGTCCGTCGCCTCTCCATAGAACAGACTGTATCAATACTGGATTGGGGCATTTTGCAAAGGCGAGAGTCACTTAGGacattaattataaattctagagTAAACTTTCATCTTCCTGGTGACTCGCTGAGTAGTTTCTCTAGCCTGCGGGTACTGTACATATGCTCTGCTGATTCTAATAGATTGGTTCCCTCTCTATCTATGTTGAAGCACTTAAGATACCTTCACATGAAGGAAACTGATATATCTTGGCTACCAGATGatatccagatgatgaaatttctactgtacattTCACTTGGTAACTGTAAGAAGCTATGCTATCTTCCTGGCAGCATCATAAAACTTGTGCATCTAAGATCTCTTAACATCCAAGGATCAAATGTCAGTGCCATGCCTAAGGGGTTCAGTGAGTTAACAAATCTGAGGTCACTTTCTGGCTTCCCAGTACACATGGACATGGATGCAAGCAATAGCTGGTGCAGTTTGCAAGAGCTGGCACCTCTTTCTCAGCTTAGAAAGCTTACACTATATGGCCTAGAGAAGGTGCAGGACAGCCGGATGGCTGAAAAGGCCATGATTAGCAGCAAGCGCCACCTTGGGTATCTAGAGTTGAACTATAGTGCAAGTGGACATACTATAGGGACAGGTGGTGCTgaggcagagcagcagcagcaacagagtgTGACCGAGGAAGTCTTGGAAAAGCTCTGCCCTCCAACCTGCCTAGAGAATCTTACTTTGAAAGGGGGATACGTTGGTCGTCAGCTACCAAACTGGATGTGTGCTCCAGCGTCGGCGGACTTTAAGAGCCTAAGGTATTTGAGGTTTGTGAACCTGCCTTGCTGCACCCAGCTCCCTGATGGTCTGTGCTGCCTCTCAAGTTTGGAAATGCTGACCATCATAGACGCGCCAGCCATCAATCGTATTGGCCCCCAATTCCAAGCGTCATCCTCCGTGGCAGCTAGAGGTTCCACTGCTAGTACATCTGCACCGTTTCCAAAACTGAGAATTCTGCAATTGATTGGGCTATGTGAGTGGGAAGAGTGGGAATGGAACGACTGTGAGGAGCATATGGATGTGGAAACTGCCATAGCCATGCCTTGTCTGGAGAGACTCGGAATAGAAAACTGCAAGCTGAGCTGTCTTCCACCAGGCCTCGCCAGCACCAAGAGGCATACTCTTAGAGAACTATGCCTTTACGAGCTCACCAACCTGACACATGTGGAGAACATCCCTTCAGTTGTGGAACTTCGCGTGTTTGACTGCCCTGAGCTGAAGAAGATCACAGCACTCGACAGCAGGTTGCAGAAGATTAGGATCGTTCGCTGCCCAAAGCTGGAGATTCTAGAAGGTGTCCCAGCACTTGACAGCCTTGAACTGCAGGACACCACCATGGAGACGATTCCAGGATACCTGCGAGCAGTAAACCCAAGGTATCTCAAGTTGTATTGCAACAAGAAGCTATACGAATCCTCCTCATCTCCAGGTAGCTCCGAATGGGACAAGATAAGCCACATTGGAAAGCACAAGATTGTCTGCCTCGAAGATTGA
- the LOC136489626 gene encoding putative disease resistance protein RGA1 — MGLRDETNKQQQQQQQRALEEVIEKLSPPSSTRHIHIEGYFGSRLPNWMMVPATWVFKSLRILRMDKLHYCTQLPNGLCQLPSLETLSINDARAIKTVGPKAWRNGTGRSKGRVRLQPALRVLHIDNCKLRYLPPGLSSSKRFGLRQLNLYELSNLTSVENFPSVVEVDIFDCPKLTRISSLSKLQKIRIVRCPIVVLLEGVPLLDSMVMEDTTMETLPEYLTTVTPRYLKLTCSKKLYEPLLTCSSSEYDKISHIKSRTIDYIRSR, encoded by the exons ATGGGATTGAGGGATGAaaccaacaagcagcagcagcagcagcagcagcgagccTTGGAGGAGGTAATTGAGAAGCTCAGCCCTCCATCCAGCACACGACACATACACATTGAAGGATACTTTGGTAGCCGGCTGCCAAATTGGATGATGGTTCCAGCTACATGGGTCTTTAAGAGCCTGAGGATTTTAAGGATGGACAAACTTCATTATTGCACCCAACTACCCAACGGGTTGTGCCAGCTCCCTAGCTTGGAGACACTTTCCATTAATGACGCACGTGCCATCAAGACTGTTGGGcctaaggcctg GAGGAATGGGACTGGGAGGAGCAAAGGGAGAGTGAGACTACAGCCAGCTCTCAGGGTTCTCCATATTGATAACTGCAAGCTGAGGTATCTTCCACCAGGGCTCTCCAGCAGCAAGAGGTTTGGTCTGAGGCAACTGAACCTGTATGAGCTGAGCAACCTGACATCCGTGGAGAACTTCCCTTCAGTTGTGGAGGTTGATATATTCGACTGCCCGAAGCTTACGAGGATCAGCAGCCTCTCCAAGTTGCAGAAGATCAGGATAGTCCGTTGCCCAATTGTGGTGTTGCTGGAAGGAGTCCCATTACTTGACAGCATGGTGATGGAGGACACCACCATGGAGACACTTCCGGAATATCTGACAACAGTGACCCCAAGGTATCTTAAGTTGACTTGCAGCAAGAAGTTGTACGAGCCCTTGTTAACATGCAGCTCTTCCGAGTACGACAAGATCAGCCATATCAAGTCCCGCACTATCGACTACATtcgctcaagatga
- the LOC136487228 gene encoding putative disease resistance protein RGA3 isoform X4 produces MAAVLDALAPYVKKLITDMAQDEVSMLLGISAEITKLEDNMEGLKAFMADAERRHITDTSVQRWSAKLNNAMYDATDILDLCQLEADKRRESRGGDGIEQNLPSCFQPLLFCLRNPVFAHKIGSRIKELNQRLESIHKEADKYKFNIGLGSNPEPRKLTAAELSSYRTSSLVDELAIVGEQIERDTRELIHLLTSSDDNHNIKVVSIIGVGGMGKTTLAQKIFKTKTIWLSITQQFDEVELLRTAIKHAGGDHGAEKDKNTLTETLFHTLSSGRFLLVMDDVWSQKVWNDVLSVPVRNASKKQPGSRVLVTTRSAHLPQQMQAPLHQHRVKPLENDDAWSLLKKQLQPDQMISR; encoded by the exons ATGGCAGCCGTCCTGGATGCCTTGGCACCCTACGTCAAGAAGCTAATAACAGACATGGCACAAGACGAGGTTTCCATGTTGCTGGGCATCTCCGCCGagatcaccaagctggaggacaacaTGGAAGGCCTCAAAGCCTTCATGGCAGATGCCGAGAGGAGGCACATCACTGACACGAGCGTGCAAAGATGGTCGGCAAAGCTCAACAACGCCATGTATGACGCCACTGACATCCTCGACCTGTGCCAGCTCGAGGCCGACAAGCGCAGGGAGTCCAGAGGTGGCGATGGCATAGAACAGAACTTGCCCAGCTGCTTCCAGCCATTGCTCTTCTGCCTGCGGAATCCCGTGTTCGCACACAAGATAGGCAGCCGCATCAAGGAGCTCAACCAGAGGCTGGAAAGCATCCACAAGGAGGCGGACAAGTACAAGTTCAATATTGGCCTCGGTTCCAACCCGGAGCCAAGGAAGCTAACTGCTGCTGAGCTATCCAGCTATAGGACAAGTTCACTTGTCGATGAGTTAGCCATAGTTGGGGAACAGATAGAGAGGGATACAAGGGAGCTCATTCACTTGCTaacctcaagtgatgataatcaCAACATCAAAGTTGTGTCTATAATTGGTGTTGGTGGCATGGGAAAGACTACTCTTGCTCAGAAGATCTTCAAGACGAAGACGATATGGCTAAGCATCACTCAACAGTTTGACGAGGTTGAGCTACTGAGGACAGCAATCAAGCATGCTGGAGGCGACCATGGTGCTGAGAAGGACAAAAACACTCTGACAGAGACCCTATTCCACACCCTGTCCAGTGGAAGGTTTCTGCTGGTGATGGATGACGTGTGGAGCCAGAAAGTGTGGAACGACGTGCTTAGTGTCCCAGTCAGAAATGCTAGCAAGAAACAACCTGGAAGCAGGGTCCTTGTCACCACAAGATCTGCACACCTACCCCAACAGATGCAAGCCCCCCTGCACCAACACCGTGTCAAGCCTCTAGAAAATGATGATGCTTGGTCTTTGCTCAAGAAGCAGCTGCAGCCTGATCAG ATGatatccagatga
- the LOC136487228 gene encoding putative disease resistance protein At3g14460 isoform X2, with protein MMKFLLYISLGNCKKLCYLPGSIIKLVHLRSLNIQGSNVSAMPKGFSELTNLRSLSGFPVHMDMDASNSWCSLQELAPLSQLRKLTLYGLEKVQDSRMAEKAMISSKRHLGYLELNYSASGHTIGTGGAEAEQQQQQSVTEEVLEKLCPPTCLENLTLKGGYVGRQLPNWMCAPASADFKSLRYLRFVNLPCCTQLPDGLCCLSSLEMLTIIDAPAINRIGPQFQASSSVAARGSTASTSAPFPKLRILQLIGLCEWEEWEWNDCEEHMDVETAIAMPCLERLGIENCKLSCLPPGLASTKRHTLRELCLYELTNLTHVENIPSVVELRVFDCPELKKITALDSRLQKIRIVRCPKLEILEGVPALDSLELQDTTMETIPGYLRAVNPRYLKLYCNKKLYESSSSPGSSEWDKISHIGKHKIVCLED; from the coding sequence atgatgaaatttctactgtacattTCACTTGGTAACTGTAAGAAGCTATGCTATCTTCCTGGCAGCATCATAAAACTTGTGCATCTAAGATCTCTTAACATCCAAGGATCAAATGTCAGTGCCATGCCTAAGGGGTTCAGTGAGTTAACAAATCTGAGGTCACTTTCTGGCTTCCCAGTACACATGGACATGGATGCAAGCAATAGCTGGTGCAGTTTGCAAGAGCTGGCACCTCTTTCTCAGCTTAGAAAGCTTACACTATATGGCCTAGAGAAGGTGCAGGACAGCCGGATGGCTGAAAAGGCCATGATTAGCAGCAAGCGCCACCTTGGGTATCTAGAGTTGAACTATAGTGCAAGTGGACATACTATAGGGACAGGTGGTGCTgaggcagagcagcagcagcaacagagtgTGACCGAGGAAGTCTTGGAAAAGCTCTGCCCTCCAACCTGCCTAGAGAATCTTACTTTGAAAGGGGGATACGTTGGTCGTCAGCTACCAAACTGGATGTGTGCTCCAGCGTCGGCGGACTTTAAGAGCCTAAGGTATTTGAGGTTTGTGAACCTGCCTTGCTGCACCCAGCTCCCTGATGGTCTGTGCTGCCTCTCAAGTTTGGAAATGCTGACCATCATAGACGCGCCAGCCATCAATCGTATTGGCCCCCAATTCCAAGCGTCATCCTCCGTGGCAGCTAGAGGTTCCACTGCTAGTACATCTGCACCGTTTCCAAAACTGAGAATTCTGCAATTGATTGGGCTATGTGAGTGGGAAGAGTGGGAATGGAACGACTGTGAGGAGCATATGGATGTGGAAACTGCCATAGCCATGCCTTGTCTGGAGAGACTCGGAATAGAAAACTGCAAGCTGAGCTGTCTTCCACCAGGCCTCGCCAGCACCAAGAGGCATACTCTTAGAGAACTATGCCTTTACGAGCTCACCAACCTGACACATGTGGAGAACATCCCTTCAGTTGTGGAACTTCGCGTGTTTGACTGCCCTGAGCTGAAGAAGATCACAGCACTCGACAGCAGGTTGCAGAAGATTAGGATCGTTCGCTGCCCAAAGCTGGAGATTCTAGAAGGTGTCCCAGCACTTGACAGCCTTGAACTGCAGGACACCACCATGGAGACGATTCCAGGATACCTGCGAGCAGTAAACCCAAGGTATCTCAAGTTGTATTGCAACAAGAAGCTATACGAATCCTCCTCATCTCCAGGTAGCTCCGAATGGGACAAGATAAGCCACATTGGAAAGCACAAGATTGTCTGCCTCGAAGATTGA
- the LOC136489625 gene encoding uncharacterized protein — protein MAAILDAMGPCVMELIANMATEEVKMLLGNSSDKLENNMESIKCFLADAERKRITELSVVNQKGSSLVEKAPGCCQPLLSCLRNPMFAHKIGSRIKELNQRLDNIYKEAHKFNFVINLGSHPEQRMSTSEKMTSEFVESAIVGEKIEIEAHKFNLVINLSLLSQPLLLSLVENGHD, from the exons ATGGCCGCCATCTTGGATGCTATGGGACCCTGCGTGATGGAGCTGATAGCCAACATGGCAACAGAAGAGGTGAAAATGTTGCTGGGTAACTCCAGTGATAAGCTAGAGAACAACATGGAAAGTATCAAATGCTTCCTTGCTGATGCTGAGAGGAAGCGCATCACTGAATTGAGTGT AGTGAATCAGAAAGGTAGCAGCTTGGTTGAAAAGGCTCCGGGTTGCTGCCAGCCATTGCTCTCGTGCCTACGAAATCCTATGTTCGCACACAAGATAGGCAGCCGCATCAAGGAGCTCAACCAGAGGCTGGACAACATATACAAAGAGGCTCACAAGTTCAACTTCGTCATCAATCTAGGCTCCCACCCGGAGCAGAGGATGTCCACTAGCGAGAAGATGACATCTGAGTTTGTTGAGTCAGCCATTGTTGGTGAGAAGATTGAGATAGAGGCTCACAAGTTCAACTTGGTCATCAATCTGAGTTTGTTGAGTCAGCCATTGTTGTTGAGCTTGGTTGAAAATGGCCATGATTAG
- the LOC136487228 gene encoding putative disease resistance protein RGA3 isoform X3 — translation MAAVLDALAPYVKKLITDMAQDEVSMLLGISAEITKLEDNMEGLKAFMADAERRHITDTSVQRWSAKLNNAMYDATDILDLCQLEADKRRESRGGDGIEQNLPSCFQPLLFCLRNPVFAHKIGSRIKELNQRLESIHKEADKYKFNIGLGSNPEPRKLTAAELSSYRTSSLVDELAIVGEQIERDTRELIHLLTSSDDNHNIKVVSIIGVGGMGKTTLAQKIFKTKTIWLSITQQFDEVELLRTAIKHAGGDHGAEKDKNTLTETLFHTLSSGRFLLVMDDVWSQKVWNDVLSVPVRNASKKQPGSRVLVTTRSAHLPQQMQAPLHQHRVKPLENDDAWSLLKKQLQPDQVSCLSILYTTRLYT, via the coding sequence ATGGCAGCCGTCCTGGATGCCTTGGCACCCTACGTCAAGAAGCTAATAACAGACATGGCACAAGACGAGGTTTCCATGTTGCTGGGCATCTCCGCCGagatcaccaagctggaggacaacaTGGAAGGCCTCAAAGCCTTCATGGCAGATGCCGAGAGGAGGCACATCACTGACACGAGCGTGCAAAGATGGTCGGCAAAGCTCAACAACGCCATGTATGACGCCACTGACATCCTCGACCTGTGCCAGCTCGAGGCCGACAAGCGCAGGGAGTCCAGAGGTGGCGATGGCATAGAACAGAACTTGCCCAGCTGCTTCCAGCCATTGCTCTTCTGCCTGCGGAATCCCGTGTTCGCACACAAGATAGGCAGCCGCATCAAGGAGCTCAACCAGAGGCTGGAAAGCATCCACAAGGAGGCGGACAAGTACAAGTTCAATATTGGCCTCGGTTCCAACCCGGAGCCAAGGAAGCTAACTGCTGCTGAGCTATCCAGCTATAGGACAAGTTCACTTGTCGATGAGTTAGCCATAGTTGGGGAACAGATAGAGAGGGATACAAGGGAGCTCATTCACTTGCTaacctcaagtgatgataatcaCAACATCAAAGTTGTGTCTATAATTGGTGTTGGTGGCATGGGAAAGACTACTCTTGCTCAGAAGATCTTCAAGACGAAGACGATATGGCTAAGCATCACTCAACAGTTTGACGAGGTTGAGCTACTGAGGACAGCAATCAAGCATGCTGGAGGCGACCATGGTGCTGAGAAGGACAAAAACACTCTGACAGAGACCCTATTCCACACCCTGTCCAGTGGAAGGTTTCTGCTGGTGATGGATGACGTGTGGAGCCAGAAAGTGTGGAACGACGTGCTTAGTGTCCCAGTCAGAAATGCTAGCAAGAAACAACCTGGAAGCAGGGTCCTTGTCACCACAAGATCTGCACACCTACCCCAACAGATGCAAGCCCCCCTGCACCAACACCGTGTCAAGCCTCTAGAAAATGATGATGCTTGGTCTTTGCTCAAGAAGCAGCTGCAGCCTGATCAGGTTAGTTGTCTATCCATACTTTATACAACTAGGCTATATACTTGA